The sequence below is a genomic window from Candidatus Neomarinimicrobiota bacterium.
TTGAGGAGACAAGAAAATGGAAATCCAAATGCCACCGAAGAAAAAAACTTTATTGTTTGTAGAGGATGACCCGGGCTGGAGATTGATCATTAGCTATATGGTTAAAAACATGGACATCGAAGCACTCTATGCTGAGTCAGGTGAGGACGCATTACAGATTATCAAAGATCGCAAGGATGTTGAGATTATGTTTTTGGATGTGTCACTTGGGAATGGCATATCTGGAATGGATCTGGCTGGAAGAATCAAATCCAATCAGTGTTATAAGAATATTCCTCTGATTGCCATGACAGCATATGAGAAAAAAAGTATCGAGGGTTATCAGGAGAATGGCTTCAATGGATATCTCCAAAAACCATATTCTGCAGCTCAATTTGGCGCAGTCATTGAAGGAAATTATCATCTGAACTAAAATTAATTATTGTAAGAAAATATTGGAGAAACGCCATAGCCCCGGACTTAAGAGGCTGTGTGAGAATACAATTGCAAGAGTCTCTTTTTCGTCATTTTGAGACATCTTTCACTCATTTCTCTGATAAATTGACATTTTCATTGTCTAGATCAAAAGAAACAGCCATTTCAAGCCATTTCCCAG
It includes:
- a CDS encoding response regulator, which codes for MPPKKKTLLFVEDDPGWRLIISYMVKNMDIEALYAESGEDALQIIKDRKDVEIMFLDVSLGNGISGMDLAGRIKSNQCYKNIPLIAMTAYEKKSIEGYQENGFNGYLQKPYSAAQFGAVIEGNYHLN